The Spea bombifrons isolate aSpeBom1 chromosome 4, aSpeBom1.2.pri, whole genome shotgun sequence genome segment AAGAAACCAGTTGTCATGGTTACCGCCTGAACGACACTGAAAAAACCTAAAGTGATATTAATGTAAAGGGAGCCCGTTACCGTACAGCATCGCCAACAAGTAGTAACAGAGGAATAAAGCAGCTTATATCGGGGAGCCCTGTGCGTTTGCAGGCGCTCATCAGCGCAGGCATTACTTAGTTACTGACGTTAGAAATGGGGTCTCATTTATTGTcttcccccagctgcctctactcAAAGCAGGAAGTATTAgtcagtacacttcctgcactcCCAACGAGTACCGGACACGGATGTTCACCCTGCACGCGTGCGGCCGGCCATTGCTGAGCTTCCACAGCACATACAGGAAGTGTACTTCAGTACGCTTTCTGTTTATACCAGGGGCAGCCATTTCCCGATCCAATAACTAAAGCCGGCACCAGCACGCGTTGGAGGCcacgcaaaataaaatattttccattaaaaaactaCTTTATAGATTTCTCGCCGACTGCTCTCACCGCTCTCTTGGTCAGATTCGGTCACCTCGCCGAGGATGTAGCGAAGGCGCGTGTAGTTAACGTAACTGGGTTCCTCCGACAGGTTGCTGTTGGCCCGCGAAGACCCCTCACCGGAAACGCGATGCCAAGCAGGGGAGTCCGGACCGGAAGACCGCGGGGAGATTTCTCTGCTCGGCCCGGCCCTCGCATCATCCGCTTTCTCCTGGGACTCCAACCCCGACGCTTCCCGCGCACGCCGGAAAATGCCGGCCACAAACTCTCGGGCGCGGGCGACGGCCGGCGGGGTCCCCGGGGGGCTGAGGCAGGCGTTCTCGGGTGGAGGAGGCGAGTCGCTACTTGGGGAAGAGGGTCCAGAGGGGGAGGCAGGGCTGCGGGACGTGTGATGGTGGCTATGCTTGCTGAACAGGATCTGGCTGGGCTTAATGTttcctaaaatgaaaaaataaaggaaaaattgCGACAGCCACGAGGATTCAAGAGAAGATGGAATCTTTGACCAAAGCCGATACCTTTCACTGGGCCAGCACAGAAAACTATGCCATATAAACCTTTTGGGGAGCTCCTGTGTTGGCCCAATGTTGGCACGGCTCCATACAATCTGGGGTGGGGGAGGGAATACATGGAACGGCTACACGGAACGGCTACACGGAACGGCTCGCTTACCTGCCGGGTGCACAGATATTGCGCAGGCCACCAACGAGTAGCTCGTGTTGAGTAGAACCACGTGgtctttcttcagctggaacgcAGGCTGGAAGGTGGGGAAGGGATAGACCACCTGGTACTTTGTGTGCAACATAAAGCTATGCAAGAGGCACGGACCtggtgggagggagagggagagagagagagagagagagagagagagagacgcacgTGAGATACATGCTGATCTACCCAGGGCTACCAAGGGAGAAAACAGGCAACCGTTAGCCCACTGATGGGTGCCTCAGACAGTTCCTAGCGAACGCTACCTGGGCTACATCAACGACGTATCGGACACACGAAGTGGGCTACCTACCTGCTGATGACTCCCTGCAGTCGCTGCAGGGGGAGGTCGGCGGGGCAGATACCGTGCTCACATATATGTCCCGGTGGTTCTCATCGCTCATCATGTTCATCAACATTCCATTTCCAGAGGTGCTAGGAAGGGAGAGACAGACAGTGTGAGCGACCACGTCAGCTGTGCTGGGAACGAAGAGACACAGTAGGAAAGACAATGTCAGACGCGCTGTACAAGTCAGGGGCAAGAGGGCAGCTTAGGGCGTCAGGGAGCAGGCACGCGTATGTTTAAAGGAGACACGGGCAGAGAGACATCTCAGGAGCGCACGCCGGCAAGAGGGAGACTCACTTGAAGCCGAAGACGATGACCTTGGACGTGTCACTCGGCCACTCGCAGACCGTCAGGAACAGGTCGCTGTAGATTTCCTCGTCCTGGAACAGACGCACCTGTCGCACCTGGAGACGAGACGGAGGAATGAGACGGGGTCGGAGAGGCGGCGTGGACAGGGCTTTAAGAACCCCTGGGGCAGGTAATTAAAGGGTTACTGGATGGAAGGAACGTATGAAGTTGGTAGATCGGGGGAGGGAGTTTAACGTACCAGCCGCAGCTTGCTGTGCACCTGGAACTGCCACCAGTACAAGTGATACGAGTAGAAGGAGAAGTCGTCATCCAGCACGTCGCTGGTGTACGACAGCACGAAGCGGCCACATTTGGTGAAACCCAGGAAGATGTGactgcaagaaaaaaacacaaggagGAGTGAAACACGGGAAAGAGGAGGAGGGAaagaggaggagggagggaaagaggaggagggagggagggaggaagggGAAAGGGAGGgggaaagaggaggaggaggggggaggAGAGAAGGAAGGGTGAGGGATGGAGAGAAGGAAGGGTGAGGGGTGGAGAGAAGGAAGGGTGAGGGGTGGAGAGAAGGAAGGGTGAGGGGTGGAGAGAAGGAAGGGTGAGGGGTGGAGAGAAGGAAGGGTGAGGGGTGGAGAGAAGGAAGGGTGAGGGGTGGAGAGAAGGAAGGGTGAGGGATGGAGAGAAGGAAGGGTGAGGGGTGGAGAGAAGGAAGGGTGAGGGGTGGAGAGAAGGAAGGGTGAGGGGTGGAGAGAAGGAAGGGTGAGGGGTGGAGAGAAGGAAGGGTGAGGGGTGGAGAGAAGGAAGGGTGAGGGGTGGAGAGAAGGAAGGGTGAGGGGTGGAGAGAAGGAAGGGTGAGGGGTGGAGAGAAGGAAGGGTGAGGGGTGGAGAGAAGGAAGGGTGAGGGGTGGAGAGAAGGAAGGGTGAGGGGTGGAGAGAAGGAAGGGTGAGGGGTGGAGAGAAGGAAGGGTGAGGGGTGGAGAGAAGGAAGGGTGAGGGGTGGAGAGAAGGAAGGGTGAGGGGTGGAGAGAGAATCATGACTGCATTTCAGgatgtataaaaatgataaaaacatatttcttgtAAAATCTGattctttccatttttattcAATGAAAAGGGCGCATTTATATTTCTTgcccgctagactgtaagctctgcgGGGCACGGCTCGCCTTTCATCCCGATATCACACTGTAACGTTTAAAGCACTAAGTACATCTGATAAATAATTAGTGATTAAGAGAAACTATTCGATACAATAAATACAGATAAAACCTCCAAAAAAGGATATTCCCCAGCTGCGATTTaccaaaatacacataaaaggCCTGTTAATCATAAAGAAACTCAAACCTTCTAGATTTGAATTCCTAGATGGCTTCTCAGTTTCAAATTGCCGCCATTGGCCGCCGCAGCCTTATGTCACtatttgctaaatattttttttattattttttttattttttaaataattttttaaatatatttttatttccttaggtttttttaaaattaaatattatattttgatttgtttttgtttctttttgtaataaatatggTTTAAATCAGGGCATGTAGTCCGAATAACTGTTTgtcatgacaaaaaaaaaaaaatgaatttttttttttttttttttttacccctttttCAGAAATTCTTCATCCACGATATTGCGCAGAGACACACAGAGCCGCGGCGGAAGTTTCCGGAAGAGGCGTGGAGACAGCTGACCTGTGATCTGGAGGAAAagatttttattaatgatttattattaatattacggAGCGGAGGGAAACCGGGGAGTGGAAAGGCGATGAGAGGGAAGGAGAAGAagtaaaaatcacaataaaaattGTTTTACTTAGTAAAGTATTAGTTTAAATTATCCCAGAAGGATAAcctcaacataaaaaaaaaaaaaaaaaaaaaagatggggtTCCGTTTACCAACGCGTTTCACTTATTCTACATTTCATACACTATAACGATTATATATAgctagatggaatgtaaggatattttactttaatgagaaGGGGTGGATAagcggagcagcctcccagcagaagtggtagaggctaataaagcaagggaatttaagcatgcgtgggataggcatatggctcttgaatctaagaccatGGCTGGATTCTGACTCCTTCTCCTCACTCATAAATCCAGATTTTCTATGCAGTTTAGTAAGTGTCAGCCCAGAATAAACCTGTCCGGCCCGGCCCTTACTACACTGAACAGAAAACAAGGATTTATGAGCGAGGAGAAGGTGTCAGCCGTGtgtaaattccttcactgtgttAGCATCTACCTCTTCATCCgagaggctgtttcacttaacTACCACCCCATCTGAGTAAAACCGTCCCCTTAGTTTTAGATTACGACCGCTTGTCATCTTTCTGAAGATAATTTAACAGAGGGGGTAGCAGGTAAGTGGACTAATCTTCCAGAAGAAGTGGTACAGGAGTTTACAGATGCACGGCTAGGCTTATAGCAAGTAGAAAAACATGCGTGCATCATACATGACCTGGCTACCCTACATCATACAGTTTGCGCCTCTGCATGCCGGGACACCCCCCTGCATGCCGGGACAGCCCTGTGCCAGGGGCCAGCTGTGTAGGGGGCTGAGAAGGGGGGAGCCGGGAGTGGGTTTACCAGCCATTAGTGCATTCCTAATCCAGGAtcctggctgagcatcatgggagtcgCAGATACCCCTCTACCTGCTGTTTACCACAGACACACATGGCCTATCAATTGGGATTTCTACCTGAGGGGCCACACACCCATTCGCTACCGTTAGCCACCATTTCCAGCGCACTGTACGGGCAACACAGCTCGTGAGCTCACAGGCCCACTGAACACTGCGAATCCCGCTCACAAGCTAGAAGCCCTCATAGCCCCTCATCTACCCGGGGTAGTTATTTCCCTTCATGCCCTCAGACCACCTCTTGCGGGACCATCCACTTGCCCCCCCCAGCCATGGAGAAAAGCTCATAGCCCACTCATTAGCACCGCCAGGACCACAAAACCCCCAGTCACATCGCCTTATTGCTTTCCGGTACCTTGACCCGGTCCAGTTGCCGGATCACATGGTCCTTTGGTCCCCACTTCCGGTTCCCTCCCCGTTCGGATTTCGAGCTCGGCGCCATCTCCGCGCCGGTGCCGTCGCTTCCGGCAACAAACCACTCCCTCCCTTCCGGTGAGGTTGCGGTTCAGCCCATCCAAGCCACTAATTGGCTAAAGCTGCCTAACGCTCATCCTTTCTTTGATTGGTCCGTACAGACATCTGTCTGGTATGTGGTCCAATCACAGGCAGCCAATGCTAGAGGAGCCAGTCGCCGTGGAAACTGCCCAGTATCCTCGTTCATTTATTGCTATGCgtacaaatattatattattggtattaatattaaataataataataataaaacaaatggaacatgactatattattattattatattacataatgaatatatagaaatatataattacataataaatatatatatatatattaataaaatatcaattatctttatttattaagtgaaGTACTTAGCACTTTAACCTTCACAGTGTAATAAGTGAGATAGGGGTCATATAATACGTCTATGATGGTATGAAGAAGCGGGGGGCGCACCgcaggacaggctatgaagcGGTTGGGATATAATATATCGATTTATATTCCGCCATCGTATTCTGTTACGCTCTATGATGGTATCATTAGGAATCAAATAACTAAATGGTCATTATTCATAAATACTGTTTGCAGGGCGAGGGGTTATCCTGTGGCGGATACTGTGCTGTATGTCTTTATCTACGTAGCGACGTGCGTCTCGCTTTACAGCAGTgatgtttttatcttttttgggggggtcctGGGCCGACCTAAGGCTgcgcccccagccaccccctgcGCGGgttaatgcattaaaaggcgtgtggtccctttaaggcatgacatcatatcatggTGCGTGTGACATATAGGCGCACGGCGCAGCCTCcatggcacatatatatataaatatatatatagagacccAGtcggggagatcagagatctctatTGTATCCGGCTCTGTGCAGTGGGACATCGGGGGGGGCGATTTGTAGCAGGgggtccccccccccaggacCTGCCGCCCTATGCCAGGAAATGCCCCGAAGAGCTAACAGTCCAAGTACCCCACCTTCTAACGtctaagacaaaacaaaaaaaggatccCAATGTGTCCGGCTtggaggggagaagagagaggagacgAGATGGAAacgtttaaatatataaagggatttaacaaagtacaggagggacgtttattccaaaggaggagaaacaagAGACCaaaatctaacactagaggctcAGATGGAACGTAAGGAGGTTTAACATTGATGAGAGgatagtagataagtggaacagcctcccagcggatgtggtagaggttaatacagcgagagAATTTAATCCTGAATTTGTGACatgaccaacgactgattaaagtctttacagcaggagaaacgggagactagggggccgaatgggtctgatctgccagcaaattctatgtttctatggttccAATCTTTTAGGGACcgaacaacttggtctcgaaagctcgcaattaaactctcagttagccaataaatggtatagttttaactatacttttctccaaTCTTTTTGGGAAAACTATCTTTAAATTGGTGAACAAtaaatgctatatttttataatcCCAATAAGTAACTGGCAAAGTTGTATATTCTGCATGAaggcacctgtgttcaagcagggatttcagctgtgaCATAGCAGTGAGAAAAAGGGCCAATCAGAAAGCTCCGGTTTCATGAAATCAGGCTGGCAGCGTGG includes the following:
- the DCAF15 gene encoding DDB1- and CUL4-associated factor 15 isoform X1, translated to MAPSSKSERGGNRKWGPKDHVIRQLDRVKITGQLSPRLFRKLPPRLCVSLRNIVDEEFLKKGHIFLGFTKCGRFVLSYTSDVLDDDFSFYSYHLYWWQFQVHSKLRLVRQVRLFQDEEIYSDLFLTVCEWPSDTSKVIVFGFNTADVVAHTVCLSLPSTSGNGMLMNMMSDENHRDIYVSTVSAPPTSPCSDCRESSAGPCLLHSFMLHTKYQVVYPFPTFQPAFQLKKDHVVLLNTSYSLVACAISVHPAGNIKPSQILFSKHSHHHTSRSPASPSGPSSPSSDSPPPPENACLSPPGTPPAVARAREFVAGIFRRAREASGLESQEKADDARAGPSREISPRSSGPDSPAWHRVSGEGSSRANSNLSEEPSYVNYTRLRYILGEVTESDQESEYEDDKISLPFLVTDLNGRHLKPMKEKPSFQGQHLSVEQLTLDFEYVINEVIRHDASWSRQFCSFSDYDIVILEMCPETHQVIINIGLLLLAFPAPHEEGQLRPKTHHTSLKVAWDLHTGIFSTLSVGDLIEVKGQTSGSVWSSYRKSCVDTVMKWLVPESSVRYVNRMTNEALHKGCSLKVLADSVRYTWIVL
- the DCAF15 gene encoding DDB1- and CUL4-associated factor 15 isoform X2, whose translation is MAPSSKSERGGNRKWGPKDHVIRQLDRVKITGQLSPRLFRKLPPRLCVSLRNIVDEEFLKKGHIFLGFTKCGRFVLSYTSDVLDDDFSFYSYHLYWWQFQVHSKLRLVRQVRLFQDEEIYSDLFLTVCEWPSDTSKVIVFGFNTSGNGMLMNMMSDENHRDIYVSTVSAPPTSPCSDCRESSAGPCLLHSFMLHTKYQVVYPFPTFQPAFQLKKDHVVLLNTSYSLVACAISVHPAGNIKPSQILFSKHSHHHTSRSPASPSGPSSPSSDSPPPPENACLSPPGTPPAVARAREFVAGIFRRAREASGLESQEKADDARAGPSREISPRSSGPDSPAWHRVSGEGSSRANSNLSEEPSYVNYTRLRYILGEVTESDQESEYEDDKISLPFLVTDLNGRHLKPMKEKPSFQGQHLSVEQLTLDFEYVINEVIRHDASWSRQFCSFSDYDIVILEMCPETHQVIINIGLLLLAFPAPHEEGQLRPKTHHTSLKVAWDLHTGIFSTLSVGDLIEVKGQTSGSVWSSYRKSCVDTVMKWLVPESSVRYVNRMTNEALHKGCSLKVLADSVRYTWIVL